A genomic segment from Vagococcus zengguangii encodes:
- a CDS encoding peptide MFS transporter, whose product MASKEKTFLGQPLGLATLFFTEMWERFSYYGMRAILLYYMYDTVANGGLGLEKSTALAIMSIYGSLVFMSSIVGGWISDRLLGSKKAVFLGGVAIMIGHIVLSLPFGVSTLFLSMLFIVIGTGMLKANVSNMVGLLYSKEDVRRDAGFSIFYMGINIGALLAPIIVGTLGQEYNYHLGFSIAAIGMFFGLLMYHFQGKKTLGTSGDKATNPITAEEKSKLIKTFGLVGLAVIAIFVVAFFANALTIDFFVNFISILGICLPIIYFTRMLRSKDVTSEERKRLLAYIPLFISGIIFWSLQEQGSSILALFADERTKSTLGGFNVPASWYQTLNPIFVVGLTPVFVGLWTKLGKRQPSTVVKFSFGLLFAGLSFILLMFPGMLFGTDTRVSPMWLLLSFFIMVLGELCLSPVGLSVTTKLAPKAFEAQTLAIWLLADASSQAINAQIARFYTPATESAYFGIIGAVAVVAAIILYSVRKPIKQMMGNIH is encoded by the coding sequence ATGGCTTCAAAAGAAAAAACATTTTTAGGTCAACCACTTGGTTTGGCTACGTTGTTCTTTACCGAAATGTGGGAAAGATTTAGTTACTATGGTATGCGTGCAATTTTACTTTATTATATGTACGATACAGTCGCTAACGGCGGTTTAGGATTAGAAAAATCAACTGCTTTAGCAATTATGTCAATTTATGGTTCTTTAGTTTTCATGTCAAGTATTGTCGGTGGTTGGATATCTGACCGTTTACTAGGATCGAAAAAAGCCGTGTTCTTAGGTGGCGTTGCGATTATGATTGGTCATATCGTGTTATCATTGCCATTTGGTGTCAGCACATTGTTCTTATCAATGTTATTCATCGTTATCGGTACTGGAATGTTAAAAGCCAATGTATCAAACATGGTTGGGCTTCTATATTCTAAAGAAGATGTCCGTCGTGACGCTGGTTTCTCAATTTTCTATATGGGAATTAACATCGGTGCTTTATTAGCGCCAATTATCGTCGGAACATTAGGTCAAGAGTATAATTATCATTTAGGTTTCTCAATCGCGGCCATTGGGATGTTCTTCGGATTATTAATGTATCACTTCCAAGGTAAGAAAACATTAGGTACGTCAGGAGATAAAGCAACCAACCCTATTACTGCTGAAGAAAAATCTAAATTAATTAAAACATTTGGTTTAGTTGGTTTAGCTGTCATCGCTATTTTTGTAGTTGCTTTCTTCGCAAATGCTTTAACGATTGATTTCTTCGTTAACTTTATTAGTATTTTAGGTATTTGTTTACCAATTATTTACTTCACACGTATGTTACGTTCAAAAGATGTAACAAGTGAAGAACGCAAACGTTTATTAGCTTATATTCCATTATTTATTTCAGGTATTATTTTCTGGTCATTACAAGAACAAGGGTCATCTATTTTAGCTTTATTCGCAGATGAGCGTACGAAATCAACGCTAGGTGGCTTTAATGTCCCAGCTAGTTGGTATCAAACCTTAAACCCAATTTTCGTTGTAGGTTTAACTCCTGTTTTCGTTGGTCTATGGACTAAATTAGGAAAACGTCAACCATCAACAGTGGTTAAATTCTCATTTGGTTTGCTATTTGCCGGTTTATCATTTATTTTATTAATGTTCCCAGGTATGTTATTTGGAACAGATACACGCGTTAGTCCAATGTGGTTACTATTAAGTTTCTTCATTATGGTACTAGGTGAATTATGTCTATCACCCGTTGGATTATCTGTTACTACTAAATTAGCGCCAAAAGCGTTCGAAGCACAAACATTAGCGATTTGGTTATTAGCAGATGCGTCATCTCAAGCAATCAACGCACAAATCGCTCGTTTCTACACACCAGCAACTGAGTCAGCTTACTTCGGTATTATTGGGGCAGTGGCAGTTGTTGCTGCGATCATTCTTTACTCAGTACGTAAACCTATCAAACAAATGATGGGGAACATTCATTAA
- a CDS encoding TPM domain-containing protein — protein MLTKMKKSRLLWLALGWLLWLMPLTTLADSDNIFVEDNASILNAEQKASIKEMNEVTFKQLEGTPQYAVVTLPNLDDADSIEDYAVHKFEQLGVGQRDLDNGFLFVIAIEDHEYRLEVGYGVEDVITDSMKDEIVDGQATELLQDEQYGEAVMRISKNVEKVVVERYGNYEASKQAVIAEKEQQAAMYRGLGWFAAGLLSLTTLGGVLYKLKLWRLTKKISQQLIDQKVRGYQFKPVRQFASLTVSNSQQSVNFAEQYAKKSLREHRSLDSLAPVLAEDLVEDAVIQYQQTHRDNNHYEVAIYLEGESFINLKATLVEEFSRFARPLTANPYVFGEYGQYVADYVEQRTVEHARLMAISDLNKQTVETVSERYAAHTGLLNGSALDNDLLIALMVYRLLEGHNLADEQLVAQLDLSEQSLAGASRYAEQKRKKIAKDKRRTALDDLSHMTLGDYYLQSLIWSNYASSSSSSGGFGGGGSFGGGASGGGGFSGGW, from the coding sequence GTGCTAACGAAGATGAAAAAATCTCGTTTATTGTGGTTAGCTCTCGGATGGTTGTTATGGCTGATGCCATTGACAACGTTAGCTGATAGTGACAATATTTTCGTCGAAGATAATGCTAGTATTTTGAATGCTGAACAAAAAGCTAGTATTAAAGAAATGAACGAGGTGACGTTTAAGCAACTGGAAGGGACACCACAATACGCGGTTGTGACGTTACCTAACTTAGATGATGCAGATTCTATTGAAGACTATGCTGTTCATAAGTTTGAGCAGTTAGGTGTTGGACAGCGTGATTTAGATAATGGTTTTTTATTCGTGATTGCAATTGAGGACCATGAGTATCGTTTAGAAGTTGGGTATGGAGTGGAAGATGTCATAACCGATAGTATGAAGGATGAAATTGTGGATGGTCAGGCAACAGAACTACTACAAGATGAACAATACGGCGAGGCTGTCATGCGGATTTCAAAAAACGTTGAGAAGGTGGTCGTGGAGCGTTACGGCAATTATGAAGCGTCAAAACAGGCAGTAATTGCTGAAAAAGAACAGCAAGCTGCGATGTATCGAGGTTTAGGTTGGTTCGCAGCTGGACTCCTTTCATTAACAACTCTGGGCGGAGTATTATATAAATTGAAGTTATGGCGGTTAACCAAAAAAATTAGCCAACAATTAATTGATCAAAAGGTTCGCGGTTATCAATTTAAGCCGGTTAGACAATTTGCTAGTCTGACAGTGTCTAATAGCCAACAATCCGTTAACTTTGCAGAGCAATACGCTAAAAAAAGTCTGCGTGAGCATCGTTCGTTAGATAGTTTAGCGCCAGTTTTAGCGGAGGATTTAGTTGAAGATGCGGTCATTCAGTACCAACAAACACATCGTGATAATAATCATTACGAGGTGGCTATTTATTTAGAAGGTGAGTCGTTTATCAATTTAAAAGCGACGTTAGTCGAAGAGTTTTCACGCTTTGCACGTCCGTTAACGGCTAATCCGTATGTGTTCGGTGAGTATGGGCAATATGTCGCGGATTATGTCGAACAGCGGACAGTTGAGCATGCGCGTTTAATGGCCATTTCTGATTTGAATAAGCAGACCGTTGAAACGGTTAGTGAACGTTATGCTGCACATACGGGCTTGCTGAACGGAAGTGCATTAGATAATGACTTATTAATTGCGTTAATGGTTTATCGTTTATTAGAAGGTCATAATTTAGCGGACGAGCAACTAGTTGCCCAACTTGATTTAAGTGAACAAAGTCTAGCAGGTGCTAGCCGTTATGCTGAACAAAAGCGTAAAAAAATTGCTAAAGATAAACGTCGCACGGCGTTAGATGATTTATCGCATATGACGTTAGGGGATTATTATTTACAATCACTCATTTGGTCTAACTATGCAAGTTCATCGTCATCCAGTGGTGGCTTTGGCGGAGGTGGCTCATTTGGTGGTGGTGCATCAGGCGGAGGCGGATTCTCTGGCGGATGGTAA
- a CDS encoding beta-glucoside-specific PTS transporter subunit IIABC: protein MEKYQKLASEIIENVGGKDNILGLTHCVTRLRFKLKDESLANDEFLKNHDEIVTVLKSAGQYQVVIGNHVPDVFKVVSQQAGLSDDRLAALDDDKKDMSLFAKFFDFLSGVMMPSLGILSASGIIKGLNTILSVAGVYSMESSYYILINAIGDAMFYFFPVILGYNTARKLKMNPYLGLTLGAILCYPAINGVDLSFFGYNVNATYTSTVLPVILLVALAAPFERFFNKVLPSAVKTFMTPMFVMLICLPIGFALLGPLANLVGLYLGKGINAVIAVSPVAAGILLGGMWQLFVMFGVHMMIIMPSIMGLMQGTPDSMMAMISLVSFAQLGIVLAIWMKTKNKKLKNIALPAWISAIFGVTEPAIYGVTLPRRKMFIYSCIVGAISGGLLGLMDVKAYTMAGLGIFSLPGMIDPSSGNLNNLLIAAGIMAVTTVLGLVGGYVLFKDDKEEVTTDGIESAVVSETIVTPKGNTEILVNPIKGEIVQLKDVKDDAFAQEIMGKGIAIEPEEGKVYSPCDGTVMTVFPTKHAIGLISDEGSEILIHLGMDTVQLNGQYFETHVESGQKVSKGDLLVSFDLEAIKAAGYSMVTPIIVTNTRDYGAISPVSTDGDIEVGTDLLSLQV from the coding sequence ATGGAGAAATATCAAAAATTAGCATCAGAAATTATCGAAAATGTTGGTGGAAAAGACAATATCTTAGGTTTGACGCACTGTGTGACACGCTTACGTTTTAAATTAAAAGATGAAAGCTTAGCCAATGATGAGTTCTTAAAAAATCATGATGAAATTGTTACTGTCTTAAAATCAGCGGGGCAATATCAGGTCGTGATTGGGAACCATGTGCCGGATGTATTCAAAGTAGTGAGTCAACAAGCCGGTTTATCAGATGACCGTTTAGCCGCATTAGATGATGACAAAAAAGACATGAGTTTATTCGCCAAGTTCTTCGATTTTCTTTCTGGTGTGATGATGCCGTCGTTAGGTATCTTATCAGCTTCAGGGATTATTAAAGGGTTGAATACGATTTTATCAGTAGCCGGTGTGTATTCAATGGAGAGTTCTTATTACATCTTAATTAACGCGATTGGCGATGCAATGTTCTACTTCTTCCCTGTTATTCTAGGTTACAACACGGCGCGCAAATTGAAAATGAACCCGTATTTAGGTTTAACGTTAGGAGCCATTTTATGTTACCCAGCGATTAATGGTGTCGATCTTAGTTTCTTTGGTTATAATGTAAACGCTACCTATACGTCGACTGTTCTACCAGTTATTTTATTAGTGGCTTTAGCAGCACCTTTCGAACGTTTCTTTAATAAGGTGTTACCGAGTGCGGTTAAGACGTTCATGACCCCAATGTTTGTGATGTTGATTTGTTTACCAATCGGTTTTGCATTATTAGGTCCGTTAGCTAACTTAGTTGGTTTGTATTTAGGTAAAGGTATCAATGCGGTGATTGCGGTTAGTCCAGTAGCAGCCGGTATTTTATTAGGTGGAATGTGGCAATTATTCGTAATGTTTGGGGTACACATGATGATTATCATGCCGTCAATTATGGGCTTAATGCAAGGGACTCCTGATTCAATGATGGCGATGATTTCATTAGTATCATTCGCACAACTAGGAATTGTTTTAGCTATTTGGATGAAGACAAAAAACAAAAAATTAAAAAATATTGCGCTACCAGCATGGATTTCAGCTATCTTCGGCGTAACCGAACCAGCAATTTACGGAGTTACTTTACCACGTCGTAAAATGTTTATTTACTCTTGTATCGTGGGTGCAATTAGTGGTGGTTTATTAGGCTTAATGGATGTTAAAGCATACACTATGGCAGGTCTTGGTATTTTCTCATTACCAGGGATGATTGATCCAAGTTCAGGTAATTTAAACAATTTATTAATAGCTGCAGGAATCATGGCTGTGACAACTGTTTTAGGTTTAGTAGGTGGTTACGTATTGTTTAAAGATGACAAGGAAGAAGTAACCACTGATGGAATTGAATCCGCAGTAGTATCAGAAACAATCGTGACACCAAAAGGTAATACTGAAATTTTAGTTAACCCAATTAAAGGTGAAATTGTCCAGCTTAAAGACGTTAAAGATGACGCGTTTGCTCAAGAAATTATGGGGAAAGGGATCGCAATTGAACCCGAAGAAGGTAAAGTATACTCACCGTGTGATGGGACAGTGATGACTGTTTTTCCAACCAAACATGCGATTGGCTTGATTTCTGATGAGGGCAGTGAGATTTTAATCCACTTAGGAATGGATACGGTGCAATTAAATGGTCAATATTTCGAAACACATGTTGAGAGTGGTCAAAAAGTTTCAAAAGGTGATTTATTAGTGTCGTTTGATTTAGAAGCAATTAAAGCAGCTGGATATTCAATGGTAACGCCGATTATTGTGACAAACACACGTGACTATGGTGCGATTTCACCAGTTTCTACAGACGGTGATATTGAAGTCGGAACCGATTTATTAAGTTTACAAGTTTAG
- the licT gene encoding BglG family transcription antiterminator LicT — MKIIKILNNNAAVCQTEDHQEIICFGKGIAFQRKVGETIEEALIDKKFLPDNADFVGKYQQIISAIPDDYVTLADKIIDNIKVKLGKRLNDNLYISLTDHIFAAVQRYQEGVSLTNTMLWDIKRFYPTEFKLGQESLALIVDELAIRLPEDEAGFIAFHIVNAELDEEVENTYQITKVMTEVLNIVKYHFNVTLDEDSVYYYRFVTHLKFLAQRLLNGSTHQDGGEDPLFQTIKTAYPASFDCSMKVNDFLNKKYHLNLSEEELSYLTIHLDRLIYKTK; from the coding sequence GTGAAAATTATCAAGATTTTAAATAACAATGCGGCAGTCTGTCAAACAGAAGATCATCAAGAGATTATTTGTTTTGGTAAAGGCATTGCGTTCCAACGTAAAGTTGGTGAAACGATTGAAGAAGCATTGATTGATAAGAAATTTTTACCTGATAATGCTGATTTTGTTGGGAAGTACCAACAAATCATTTCAGCGATACCTGATGACTATGTGACGTTAGCAGATAAAATTATTGATAATATCAAAGTGAAATTAGGCAAGCGTTTAAACGATAACTTATATATTTCACTTACAGATCATATTTTCGCGGCAGTTCAACGTTATCAAGAAGGGGTGTCGTTGACTAATACGATGTTATGGGATATTAAACGTTTCTATCCGACTGAATTCAAACTAGGTCAAGAATCATTAGCATTAATAGTGGACGAACTAGCGATTCGACTGCCTGAAGATGAGGCGGGCTTTATTGCGTTTCATATTGTTAATGCCGAATTAGATGAAGAGGTTGAGAATACTTACCAGATTACCAAAGTCATGACAGAAGTGCTAAATATTGTGAAGTATCATTTTAATGTCACTCTAGATGAAGACTCGGTTTATTATTACCGCTTTGTAACACATTTAAAATTTTTAGCACAACGGTTATTAAATGGTAGTACGCATCAAGATGGTGGGGAGGATCCGTTGTTTCAAACGATTAAAACAGCTTATCCTGCATCTTTCGATTGTTCGATGAAGGTGAATGACTTTTTAAATAAAAAATACCACCTAAATTTATCTGAAGAAGAGTTAAGTTATTTAACGATTCATTTAGACCGATTGATTTATAAAACAAAGTAA
- a CDS encoding LemA family protein, with amino-acid sequence MNNSKKSGLIALIVMALIAVYGVVTYNGFISREAKVDNQWANVESKLQRRYDLIPNLVNSVKASMTQEKEVFNSITEARENMAGANGAAEVSEASAELEGALSRLLVVMENYPELKSSDNVKNLMTQLEGTENRISVERDRYNEAVKGYNVALKQFPKSMIAKMMGLEQEAYFEADKAAAEVPSVNFDE; translated from the coding sequence ATGAATAATTCGAAAAAATCAGGGTTGATTGCGTTAATTGTTATGGCATTAATTGCAGTGTATGGTGTTGTAACATACAATGGTTTCATTTCAAGAGAAGCTAAAGTTGACAATCAGTGGGCTAATGTTGAATCAAAATTACAACGTCGCTATGATTTAATTCCTAATCTAGTAAATTCTGTAAAAGCTAGTATGACTCAAGAAAAAGAAGTATTTAATAGTATTACCGAAGCGCGTGAAAATATGGCAGGTGCTAATGGTGCAGCAGAAGTTTCTGAAGCAAGTGCTGAGTTAGAAGGTGCATTGTCTCGTTTGTTAGTTGTGATGGAAAATTACCCTGAACTAAAATCAAGTGACAATGTTAAAAACTTGATGACCCAATTAGAAGGGACAGAAAACCGAATTTCGGTAGAACGTGATCGCTACAACGAAGCAGTAAAAGGCTACAATGTGGCATTGAAACAATTTCCTAAATCAATGATTGCTAAAATGATGGGTCTTGAACAGGAAGCTTACTTTGAAGCAGATAAAGCAGCTGCTGAAGTACCGTCCGTTAATTTTGATGAGTAA
- a CDS encoding glycoside hydrolase family 1 protein, translating to MNFPKGFFWGGATAANQVEGAWNVDGKGMIETDISASGGVDKHRVLTYQLPDGQVVEVPMFGVKPEGAVPYVDPTRYYPNHEAIDFYHHYKEDIALFAEMGFKMYRMSISWTRIFPNGIEEEPNQAGLEFYRNVFLELKKYNIEPLVTLWHFDTPLHLETEIGGWMSRETIDHFVRYAQTVMTEYQELVKYWITFNEINNRLFFLEMLPESQRQQAAQVSIQELHHQFLASAKVVKLAREINPENKIACMINGVTPYPLTSRPEDVLMAQDALKQGIYYCGDVQVRGKYPSFAKRLWAKYGVTLVTEPGDDEILLDGKVDIFSFSYYMSMCLTTDKEAKTGQGNFSFGALNPYIEYSNWGWGIDPSGLRYILNELYGRYELPLMVVENGLGQDDVLEEDGSVHDPYRIDYMKGHVEAMSDAIGDGVDLIAYTSWGCIDLISAGTGQMSKRYGFIYVDLDDEGNGTRQRYRKDSFYWYQTLIATNAEEI from the coding sequence ATGAATTTTCCAAAAGGTTTTTTCTGGGGTGGCGCAACAGCTGCCAACCAAGTCGAAGGGGCTTGGAACGTTGATGGTAAAGGAATGATTGAAACAGATATTTCAGCTTCAGGTGGGGTGGATAAGCACCGCGTGTTAACGTATCAATTACCCGATGGTCAAGTCGTTGAAGTACCAATGTTTGGCGTGAAGCCTGAAGGAGCAGTTCCTTACGTTGACCCAACAAGATATTATCCTAACCATGAAGCGATTGATTTTTATCATCACTACAAAGAAGATATTGCGTTGTTTGCAGAAATGGGATTCAAAATGTATCGCATGTCTATTTCCTGGACGCGTATTTTCCCAAATGGTATCGAAGAAGAACCAAATCAAGCGGGCTTAGAATTTTATCGAAATGTCTTTTTAGAATTAAAAAAATACAATATTGAACCGTTAGTAACCTTGTGGCACTTTGATACACCGTTACATTTAGAAACGGAAATAGGTGGTTGGATGAGTCGCGAAACGATTGATCACTTTGTCCGTTATGCTCAAACTGTGATGACGGAGTATCAAGAGTTAGTCAAGTATTGGATTACGTTTAACGAGATTAATAATCGTTTGTTCTTCTTAGAAATGTTGCCGGAATCGCAACGTCAACAAGCAGCGCAAGTCAGCATTCAAGAGTTACACCATCAATTTTTAGCAAGTGCTAAAGTCGTTAAATTAGCACGTGAGATTAATCCCGAGAATAAAATCGCGTGTATGATTAATGGTGTAACACCTTATCCGTTAACATCACGCCCGGAAGATGTATTGATGGCACAAGATGCGTTAAAACAAGGGATTTATTATTGTGGCGACGTACAAGTTCGCGGTAAATATCCAAGTTTTGCGAAACGCTTATGGGCGAAGTATGGTGTGACATTAGTGACTGAACCTGGTGATGATGAGATTTTATTAGACGGAAAAGTGGATATTTTCTCATTTTCTTACTACATGTCAATGTGCTTAACAACAGATAAAGAAGCCAAAACAGGACAAGGGAACTTCTCGTTTGGGGCATTAAATCCGTATATTGAGTACAGTAACTGGGGATGGGGAATTGATCCATCCGGCTTACGCTATATTTTAAATGAGCTTTATGGTCGTTATGAACTTCCATTAATGGTCGTTGAAAATGGTTTAGGACAAGACGATGTCTTAGAAGAAGACGGTAGTGTCCATGATCCGTACCGAATTGACTATATGAAAGGTCACGTAGAAGCGATGAGCGATGCGATTGGTGATGGCGTTGATCTGATTGCTTATACTTCTTGGGGCTGTATTGATTTGATCTCAGCCGGAACGGGTCAAATGTCGAAACGTTATGGCTTTATCTATGTTGATTTAGATGATGAGGGTAATGGAACACGCCAACGTTACCGCAAAGATAGTTTCTATTGGTATCAAACATTAATTGCGACTAACGCAGAAGAAATCTAA
- a CDS encoding ABC transporter permease, whose translation MNKLWIIALETYKRNIKTPTFFVMILAPFLMIGISLLGGVIGSKFEETSKIAVIAEDTTLRAGFSDQISLEVDDSVDTEEKAKKALENEEIDGFLVIRSSEQEPELSGEYFGESSLSQSDQQEVQQVLSMMQLGRVSQSLGLSTADVQKLNQLATLAVKTVEFDDGNMTDKQDNKVAQIFGSMFIALAMYIIILMYAQVVATEVASEKGTRIMEIILSSTSAAKHFYGKILGIFLVILTQVVIYFGLGVGGYLFAKKTDFVQDMLAEVSIKEMLGGLIGYNLLYLLLGVVIYTVLAALCGSLVSKSEDAGKAVAPVTYLTMIGFFLTMFLGMNDPQHILMKITSFIPFLSSFTMPSRIASQTVSTPEIFISLVVLLVTTIILLRVAAKIYRSTALVYSDTGMWQSLKKSISLMKSEE comes from the coding sequence ATGAATAAATTATGGATTATTGCGCTTGAAACCTATAAACGTAATATTAAAACTCCGACTTTTTTCGTGATGATTTTGGCACCGTTTCTGATGATAGGGATTAGCTTATTAGGTGGTGTGATTGGCAGTAAATTCGAGGAAACATCGAAAATTGCAGTTATTGCAGAAGATACTACACTACGTGCCGGTTTCTCTGATCAAATTTCGTTAGAGGTGGATGATTCAGTTGATACGGAAGAAAAAGCAAAAAAAGCCTTAGAAAATGAAGAAATCGACGGCTTTTTGGTGATTCGTAGCAGCGAACAGGAGCCTGAACTTTCGGGGGAATACTTCGGTGAATCTTCTTTAAGTCAATCGGATCAACAAGAGGTGCAGCAAGTCTTGAGTATGATGCAGCTAGGAAGAGTTTCACAATCACTTGGTTTATCAACAGCAGATGTCCAAAAATTAAATCAACTAGCGACACTAGCTGTGAAGACTGTTGAGTTTGATGATGGTAATATGACAGATAAACAAGACAATAAAGTTGCTCAAATTTTCGGATCAATGTTCATTGCTTTAGCGATGTATATTATTATTTTAATGTATGCACAGGTGGTTGCGACAGAAGTTGCTTCGGAAAAAGGGACACGTATTATGGAAATAATTCTATCGAGTACATCCGCTGCTAAACATTTTTACGGCAAGATTTTGGGGATTTTCTTAGTGATTTTAACGCAAGTGGTGATTTATTTTGGCTTAGGTGTTGGAGGCTATTTATTTGCTAAAAAGACTGATTTTGTACAAGACATGTTAGCTGAAGTGTCAATTAAAGAAATGTTAGGTGGCTTAATTGGCTACAATTTGCTTTATTTATTACTAGGCGTCGTCATTTATACGGTATTAGCGGCACTATGTGGTTCGCTTGTTTCAAAATCTGAAGATGCTGGGAAAGCTGTTGCGCCCGTTACGTACTTAACGATGATTGGCTTTTTCTTAACGATGTTCTTAGGCATGAATGACCCACAACATATCTTGATGAAAATAACGTCATTTATTCCATTTTTATCATCGTTTACGATGCCATCACGTATTGCTAGCCAAACGGTCAGTACACCTGAAATTTTTATTTCACTAGTAGTTTTATTGGTGACAACGATCATTTTATTGAGAGTTGCAGCCAAAATTTACCGTTCAACAGCTCTTGTATATAGTGATACTGGTATGTGGCAGTCGCTTAAAAAATCAATTTCTTTAATGAAAAGTGAAGAATAA
- a CDS encoding folate family ECF transporter S component, whose amino-acid sequence MKRKIGAKEIALMGLLIAMQIILTRQFVVQTEFFRISFSFIAVILMGWLFGPLFAAVGNGLADLFGFVLRPVGMFFPGYTLTAVVEGLIYGLFFYNKKMTLTRNIIGNLVGSIASTSLNTVWLWMTMGKESTIAYLPGRLLTALVLLVVKILVVELIAKRKMLTRLVTK is encoded by the coding sequence ATGAAAAGAAAAATTGGTGCCAAAGAAATCGCTTTGATGGGGTTATTAATTGCTATGCAAATTATTTTAACTCGTCAATTTGTGGTCCAAACTGAGTTCTTTCGTATTAGCTTTAGTTTTATCGCAGTTATTTTAATGGGGTGGTTATTCGGCCCGCTATTTGCTGCAGTGGGGAATGGTCTAGCTGATTTATTCGGCTTTGTGTTACGACCAGTCGGCATGTTTTTCCCAGGCTATACGTTAACAGCAGTTGTGGAAGGTTTAATTTATGGCTTGTTTTTCTACAACAAAAAGATGACGCTAACGCGCAATATCATCGGTAATTTGGTCGGTTCAATCGCCTCAACAAGTTTGAATACGGTGTGGTTATGGATGACAATGGGCAAAGAGTCAACGATTGCTTACTTACCAGGTCGACTTTTGACTGCGTTAGTTTTGTTAGTCGTTAAAATCTTGGTCGTAGAACTAATCGCCAAAAGAAAAATGCTAACGCGTTTAGTCACAAAATAA
- a CDS encoding ABC transporter ATP-binding protein: MLEVKQLVKTFGAMTAVDHLSFTIPKGKILGLIGQNGAGKTTTFRLILNFLKANEGQVLWDGQPLTENDYNIIGYLPEERGLYPKISIEEQLIYFARLRGKTKKEIEPKIDEWMEKFQVKGKRTDKVKTLSKGNQQKVQLIATLIHEPKLIILDEPFSGLDPVNAELLKNGIIELKDKGACVIFSSHNMENVEKICDHLIMLRNGQTVLNGEVHEIRQSFGRTKLLINSPLPLEQLQAIDGVLSTHQQVDGTIEAALRDEEVGQEIFKQAAAYGYMPVFNQYPPTLEDIFKMKVGETHE, encoded by the coding sequence ATGTTAGAGGTGAAACAACTCGTTAAAACATTTGGCGCGATGACGGCGGTAGACCATTTAAGTTTTACAATCCCGAAAGGTAAAATTTTAGGATTGATTGGTCAAAATGGTGCAGGGAAAACAACGACCTTTCGTTTAATTTTGAATTTTTTAAAAGCCAATGAAGGACAAGTTTTATGGGATGGTCAGCCATTAACTGAGAATGATTATAATATTATCGGTTATTTGCCTGAAGAACGAGGATTATATCCCAAAATTAGCATCGAGGAACAATTGATTTATTTTGCTCGTTTACGTGGCAAAACTAAAAAAGAAATTGAACCTAAGATTGATGAATGGATGGAAAAGTTTCAAGTTAAAGGTAAGCGTACGGATAAAGTGAAGACGCTATCGAAAGGTAATCAGCAAAAAGTCCAATTAATTGCGACCTTAATTCATGAACCTAAATTAATTATTTTAGATGAACCATTCAGTGGGTTAGATCCAGTAAATGCTGAACTGTTGAAAAATGGGATTATCGAATTAAAAGATAAAGGGGCGTGTGTGATTTTCTCAAGTCATAATATGGAGAACGTCGAAAAAATTTGTGACCATTTGATTATGCTTCGTAATGGTCAAACCGTACTTAATGGCGAAGTGCACGAGATTCGTCAAAGTTTTGGTCGGACTAAATTATTAATTAACTCACCATTACCACTTGAACAATTACAAGCGATTGACGGTGTGTTATCGACGCATCAGCAAGTAGATGGGACAATTGAAGCTGCGTTGCGCGATGAAGAAGTTGGTCAAGAGATTTTTAAACAAGCAGCGGCGTATGGCTATATGCCAGTGTTTAACCAATACCCACCAACCTTAGAGGATATTTTTAAAATGAAAGTAGGTGAGACGCATGAATAA